A genomic window from Gossypium hirsutum isolate 1008001.06 chromosome D12, Gossypium_hirsutum_v2.1, whole genome shotgun sequence includes:
- the LOC107945088 gene encoding L-ascorbate oxidase homolog: MVRKGWSFWQGYVVLLALAVVVKAESPYRFIDWNVTYGDIFPLGVRQQGILINGQFPGPDIYSVTNDNLIINVQNNLDEPFLLSWNGLQQRRNSYEDGVYGTTCPIPPGKNFTYILQVKDQIGSFFYFPSLAFHKAAGGFGGIRVLSRPRIPVPFPDPAGDFTLLIGDWFKNDHRQLKAMLDGGHKLPFPDGILINGHGLNGASFTVEQGKTYRFRISNVGLQNSLNFRIQGHKMKLVEVEGTHTVQTIYESLDVHVGQSYSVLVTMDQAAQDFYIVASTRFTDNILSTTATLHYSNSNKAVSGPIPAGPTDQIDWSLNQARSIRTNLTASGPRPNPQGSYHYGLINITRTIKLVSSAAQVKGKQRYAVNSVSFVPTDTPLKLADYFKIGGVFRVGSIPDNPTGQNMYLDTSVMGADYRAFVEIVFENHENIVQTWHIDGYAFWVVGMNGGVWTPNSREEYNLRDAVSRSTTQVYPKSWTAIYMALDNVGMWNVRSEFWARQYLGQQFYLRVYTAVNSLRDEYLIPKNALLCGRAQGRSTRPL, from the exons ATGGTGCGTAAAGGATGGAGCTTTTGGCAAGGATATGTTGTCCTGTTGGCTCTTGCTGTTGTTGTTAAGGCTGAGAGTCCTTACAGGTTCATTGACTGGAATGTTACTTACGGTGATATTTTCCCACTTGGGGTTCGCCAGCAG GGAATTCTCATTAATGGACAATTTCCGGGGCCTGATATCTATTCAGTTACCAATGACAATCTCATTATTAACGTCCAGAACAACCTGGATGAACCTTTTCTTCTATCATG GAATGGGTTGCAACAAAGGAGAAACTCGTACGAGGATGGAGTGTATGGAACTACATGCCCCATTCCACCAGGCAAGAATTTCACTTACATTTTACAAGTGAAAGATCAAATCGGTAGCTTTTTCTATTTCCCTTCTCTTGCTTTCCACAAAGCGGCTGGCGGCTTTGGAGGCATCAGGGTCCTCAGTAGGCCCAGAATCCCAGTCCCTTTCCCTGACCCTGCTGGCGATTTCACCCTTCTTATTGGCGACTGGTTCAAAAATGACCACAGG CAATTGAAAGCAATGCTAGATGGTGGTCATAAGCTTCCCTTCCCTGATGGTATTCTAATAAATGGTCATGGGCTTAATGGTGCTTCTTTCACAGTTGAACAAG GCAAAACTTACAGGTTTCGGATATCAAATGTTGGGCTTCAAAATTCGTTGAATTTCCGCATTCAGGGTCACAAAATGAAGCTGGTGGAAGTAGAGGGAACCCACACTGTTCAGACCATCTATGAATCACTTGATGTCCACGTGGGTCAGTCCTATTCTGTGCTTGTTACTATGGATCAAGCTGCCCAGGATTTCTACATCGTGGCCTCAACTCGTTTCACTGACAACATCCTTTCCACCACTGCCACCCTTCATTACAGTAACTCCAACAAGGCAGTGTCTGGCCCTATTCCTGCTGGACCAACCGACCAAATCGATTGGTCTCTTAACCAGGCTCGATCCATCAG GACCAACCTGACCGCAAGTGGACCAAGGCCGAATCCGCAGGGTTCATACCACTATGGTCTCATTAACATTACTAGAACAATCAAGCTAGTGAGCTCAGCTGCTCAAGTCAAGGGGAAGCAAAGATACGCTGTTAACAGTGTGTCTTTTGTTCCAACTGATACCCCTCTGAAGCTAGCCGATTACTTCAAGATTGGAGGTGTTTTTCGAGTTGGAAGCATCCCAGATAACCCAACCGGTCAAAACATGTACCTTGACACATCGGTTATGGGTGCTGATTATCGAGCTTTTGTGGAAATTGTGTTTGAGAACCATGAAAACATTGTCCAGACATGGCATATTGATGGATATGCCTTTTGGGTTGTTGG CATGAATGGAGGAGTGTGGACTCCAAACAGTCGTGAAGAATACAATTTAAGAGATGCGGTTTCACGATCCACCACACAG GTATATCCTAAATCATGGACTGCTATTTACATGGCTCTTGATAATGTTGGAATGTGGAATGTGAGAAGTGAGTTTTGGGCAAGGCAATATCTTGGGCAGCAATTTTACTTGAGAGTTTATACAGCTGTGAACTCACTCAGGGATGAATATCTCATTCCAAAGAATGCTTTGCTTTGTGGCAGAGCCCAAGGAAGAAGCACAAGGCCTCTTTGA